A region of Candidatus Leptovillus gracilis DNA encodes the following proteins:
- a CDS encoding GAF domain-containing protein: MEKEFISALDFRVLDPLSEGVIIVEADGAVHYMNRAARNLCGLEHNATLPRHLRQLFPDADHHLLRQTAGQEEVRLPDGRSLRFHSHLYQTTNPTLIQIILHESPTPAFEILAEANHVLAVTLETEEIIALISQHMCQAVQAHGYAAYRWQPEEHRLTLLDVYAALPEAPVTAVGASQILDPANPILQVIHNQRSAAYWHTAQPPATAVPVPWLNPNLPLAEAYFPLIVSDETVGLIQLIRQGAAARLNETEIRLLEALASRASTALETAFIFQDTYEREQFYNALGNVSMAINFTLEQATLLSLICDESLRIFEVDGAYIWQVAGDQFVGSAGRGYGEEGFIGTTIAATDEQSFVAAIARHGQASFANNLAETPTISLRLPHSEAAQSALGVPLEQEGNIIGVLVLVDAHNPNRFGHKHVTRASTFGVQAAIALQNAKLFEELRLLNEELDLRVAERTRALHEESNRVKILLRITSELSASLDQDHVLNQALHLVNEVVNATQGVILLIDPESSQFVFRAAMGLERPLPLRGVNTGMMQHEGLAGWIIENRSAVIVDDTSIDPRWVSRPESREHRAVLGVPLISNDEVIGVMMLFHSETGAFTMQQLDLVEVAAIQVANAINNANLYLLIRDQAERLGRLLHAEQIETAKSQAILESIADGVLVADSYSRIILGNRPASVILDIPRQQLIGKSINELLGLYGHSGDSWVHIIEKWAQNSEAVEELTFLADELTIEEKVVSVHLSPVMAGKQFFGTVSIFRDITKEVEVDKLKSEFVSTVSHELRTPMTSIKGYADLMLMGAAGPMTPPQQRYLKVIKNNADRLHMLVNDLLNISRIETGKTTLDLRPLDIPQVIDQVVEGHLRGRIQHEQKRLEVSTTIEPSLPLVNADHARVTQILTNLIDNAFNYTLNTAKFSLMSPETANTCTSACKTAALASPETIKPRYSTASFALTMSRYRPCLEPGWAFPLSAA; the protein is encoded by the coding sequence ATGGAAAAGGAATTCATTTCGGCTCTCGACTTTCGTGTGCTCGACCCTCTGAGTGAAGGGGTTATTATCGTCGAGGCTGATGGCGCTGTTCATTATATGAATCGTGCAGCCAGGAATTTGTGTGGGCTGGAGCACAATGCCACCTTGCCGCGGCATTTACGCCAATTATTCCCCGACGCCGACCACCACTTGCTGCGCCAGACGGCCGGGCAAGAGGAAGTGCGGCTGCCAGACGGCCGTAGCCTTCGTTTCCATTCTCATCTTTACCAGACGACCAACCCCACCCTCATCCAAATCATTCTCCATGAGTCGCCCACACCAGCCTTCGAGATATTGGCCGAAGCCAATCACGTTCTCGCCGTGACGCTGGAAACGGAAGAGATTATTGCCCTCATCAGCCAACACATGTGCCAGGCGGTTCAGGCGCACGGTTACGCCGCCTATCGTTGGCAGCCCGAAGAACATCGCCTGACCCTGTTGGATGTGTATGCCGCGCTGCCAGAAGCCCCGGTAACGGCCGTTGGCGCAAGCCAAATCCTTGACCCGGCCAACCCCATCCTCCAGGTCATCCACAATCAAAGGTCGGCGGCATACTGGCACACCGCCCAACCCCCAGCAACGGCCGTTCCCGTTCCCTGGCTCAACCCCAACCTTCCCCTGGCCGAAGCCTACTTCCCCCTCATTGTGTCCGATGAAACAGTCGGCCTCATTCAACTAATCCGTCAGGGCGCTGCCGCCCGCCTCAATGAAACAGAAATCCGCCTGCTAGAAGCCCTGGCCAGCCGGGCCAGCACCGCGTTAGAAACCGCCTTTATCTTCCAAGACACCTACGAGCGGGAACAATTCTACAATGCCCTGGGCAACGTCAGCATGGCGATCAACTTCACCCTGGAACAGGCAACCCTGCTCAGCCTCATCTGCGACGAAAGCCTGCGCATCTTTGAGGTAGATGGCGCTTACATTTGGCAAGTGGCCGGCGACCAATTCGTCGGCAGCGCCGGCCGGGGATACGGTGAAGAAGGATTTATCGGCACAACCATAGCGGCCACCGACGAGCAATCCTTTGTCGCGGCCATAGCCCGCCACGGCCAGGCCAGCTTTGCCAACAACCTGGCCGAGACGCCCACCATCTCCCTGCGTCTGCCGCACAGCGAAGCGGCCCAGTCGGCCCTCGGCGTGCCCCTGGAACAAGAAGGGAACATTATTGGCGTTTTGGTTCTGGTGGATGCCCACAACCCCAACCGTTTTGGCCATAAGCATGTCACCCGCGCGTCCACGTTTGGCGTTCAGGCGGCTATCGCCCTACAAAACGCCAAGCTATTTGAAGAATTACGCCTGCTCAACGAAGAGCTAGACCTGCGCGTCGCCGAACGCACGCGCGCGCTGCACGAGGAAAGCAACCGGGTCAAAATTTTGCTGCGCATCACCTCCGAACTCTCGGCCAGCCTGGATCAGGACCACGTACTCAACCAGGCGCTCCACCTGGTCAACGAAGTGGTGAACGCCACCCAGGGCGTCATTTTGCTGATTGATCCGGAGAGCAGCCAATTTGTCTTTCGCGCGGCCATGGGGTTGGAACGGCCTCTCCCGCTGCGCGGCGTCAACACCGGCATGATGCAGCACGAAGGTCTGGCCGGGTGGATCATTGAGAATCGCTCGGCCGTCATTGTGGATGATACCAGCATAGACCCCCGGTGGGTAAGCCGCCCTGAAAGCCGTGAACATCGCGCGGTTTTGGGTGTGCCCCTCATTTCAAACGATGAAGTGATAGGGGTGATGATGTTGTTCCACTCGGAGACGGGCGCGTTTACCATGCAGCAGTTGGACCTGGTGGAGGTGGCGGCCATTCAAGTCGCCAATGCCATTAATAACGCCAACCTTTATTTGCTCATCCGCGATCAGGCGGAGCGGCTGGGCCGCCTGCTGCACGCGGAACAGATTGAAACGGCGAAAAGTCAGGCCATTCTGGAAAGCATCGCCGATGGTGTGTTGGTGGCCGATAGTTACAGCCGCATTATTCTGGGTAATCGGCCGGCCAGCGTAATTCTGGATATTCCACGCCAGCAGTTGATTGGCAAATCCATCAATGAACTGCTGGGTCTCTATGGGCATTCGGGCGATTCCTGGGTGCATATTATTGAGAAATGGGCGCAAAATTCAGAGGCGGTTGAGGAATTGACCTTTTTGGCCGATGAGTTGACCATTGAAGAAAAGGTGGTCAGCGTGCATCTTTCGCCAGTAATGGCCGGTAAACAGTTTTTTGGAACTGTTTCGATTTTCCGCGACATTACCAAAGAAGTGGAAGTGGATAAGCTGAAAAGCGAGTTTGTCTCGACTGTTTCGCATGAATTGCGCACGCCGATGACTTCGATTAAAGGGTATGCGGACCTGATGCTGATGGGGGCGGCCGGCCCGATGACGCCGCCGCAGCAGCGTTATCTGAAGGTGATCAAGAACAATGCTGACCGCCTGCACATGCTGGTGAATGATTTGCTGAATATCTCGCGCATTGAAACGGGCAAGACGACGCTGGATTTACGGCCGTTAGACATCCCCCAAGTCATAGACCAGGTTGTCGAAGGTCATTTGCGCGGCCGTATCCAACACGAGCAAAAACGGCTGGAAGTCTCCACCACTATTGAACCGTCGCTGCCGCTGGTCAATGCCGACCACGCCAGAGTGACCCAAATCCTGACCAATCTCATTGACAACGCCTTCAATTACACCCTGAATACGGCAAAATTCAGCTTGATGTCACCAGAAACGGCGAATACGTGTACATCAGCGTGCAAGACAGCGGCATTGGCATCTCCAGAGACAATCAAGCCAAGATATTCGACCGCTTCTTTCGCGCTGACGATGAGCAGGTACAGGCCGTGCCTGGAACCGGGTTGGGCCTTTCCATTGTCCGCAGCCTGA